One region of Catenuloplanes indicus genomic DNA includes:
- a CDS encoding FxsB family cyclophane-forming radical SAM/SPASM peptide maturase: MDGPIPVVTRPRWPDAELDVPALRADGWRPTPFRDFVLKVHQRCNLACDYCYVYTMADQSWRDRPMAMAPATWRAAAGRIAEHARDHELSRVRVILHGGEPLLLGTAGLEPLLADLTAAIAPVTTLEVQLQTNALLLDVPTLHLLQSHGVRVGVSLDGTAEANDRHRRYADGRGSSAGVDRALRLLTAPEHRASYAGLLATVDITQDPAECYAHLRRYAPPVLDFLLPHANWEHPPESRAAAPYGEWLIKVFDLWYAERPQPIRIRLFEDLIRLILGRGGRSEQVGLSPVAVAVVESDGAIEQVDSLKSAYPGACATGLTVFGDRFDAAFTNPGVVARQIGLRALCDTCRSCPLHTVCGAGHYAHRYRRGAGFLNPTVYCADMTRLIRHVIRVVSDDVQQRLAASHRD; encoded by the coding sequence ATGGACGGTCCCATTCCGGTCGTGACGAGGCCGCGCTGGCCGGACGCGGAGCTCGACGTCCCGGCGCTGCGGGCGGACGGGTGGCGGCCGACGCCGTTCCGGGACTTCGTGCTCAAGGTCCATCAGCGGTGCAACCTGGCCTGCGACTACTGCTACGTCTACACGATGGCGGACCAGAGCTGGCGGGACCGGCCGATGGCGATGGCGCCGGCGACATGGCGGGCCGCGGCGGGGCGGATCGCGGAACACGCCCGCGACCATGAGCTGTCCCGCGTACGGGTGATCCTGCACGGCGGCGAGCCGCTGCTGCTGGGCACGGCCGGGCTGGAGCCGCTGCTCGCGGACCTGACCGCGGCGATCGCGCCGGTCACGACGCTGGAGGTGCAACTGCAGACGAACGCGCTGCTGCTCGACGTGCCGACACTGCACCTGCTTCAATCCCACGGGGTACGGGTGGGAGTCAGCCTGGACGGGACGGCGGAGGCGAACGACCGTCATCGGCGGTACGCGGACGGGCGGGGCAGCAGCGCCGGCGTCGACCGGGCGTTGCGGCTGCTCACCGCGCCGGAGCACCGGGCGTCCTACGCCGGGCTGCTGGCCACGGTGGACATCACGCAGGACCCGGCCGAGTGCTACGCGCACCTGCGCCGCTACGCGCCACCGGTGCTCGACTTCCTGCTGCCGCACGCGAACTGGGAACATCCGCCGGAATCGCGCGCGGCCGCGCCGTACGGTGAATGGCTGATCAAGGTTTTTGATCTTTGGTACGCCGAGCGGCCGCAGCCGATCCGGATCCGGCTGTTCGAGGACCTGATCCGGCTGATCCTGGGGCGCGGTGGGCGGTCCGAGCAGGTCGGGCTGAGCCCGGTCGCGGTCGCGGTGGTCGAGTCGGACGGCGCGATCGAGCAGGTCGACTCGCTGAAGTCGGCTTATCCGGGCGCGTGCGCGACCGGGCTGACCGTGTTCGGCGACCGGTTCGACGCGGCGTTCACCAACCCCGGCGTGGTGGCCCGGCAGATCGGGCTGCGGGCGCTGTGCGATACCTGCCGGTCCTGCCCGCTGCACACGGTCTGCGGCGCCGGGCACTACGCGCACCGCTACCGGCGTGGAGCGGGTTTCCTCAACCCCACCGTGTACTGCGCCGACATGACCCGGCTGATCCGCCACGTGATCAGGGTGGTCTCGGACGACGTCCAGCAGAGATTGGCGGCCTCACACCGTGACTGA
- the fxsT gene encoding FxSxx-COOH system tetratricopeptide repeat protein, whose amino-acid sequence MAQGDFGAGGSDGPRAELVAELQLLYRAAGRPAYRRVSAAIGERDDMPDTVSHETVSAILRGEWLSRWIKVECVVRQLATMAVHRPTLEFEVRRFHSLWLAADDAQRRRDSAGTGTALPGPLPGVHLPEGPSGEGLPQRNPSFTGRHELLDRVTRELAEEPLRPVVLYGLGGMGKTQLAAEFAHRRRTDFDRIWWIPAEQPSSALAEMTRIADQLDVLPSRSAQQTVRTVLNRLESGGIGRWLLVYDNAGPVEEIESFMPRSGGDVLVTTRDAASWRDRGRLVEVDVFQRPESVELLRERGHRISFSDAERLADFLGDMPLAMEQVAAMQSYTRTPVGEYIAQLENRAAVLLAQGRPTGYSETVASAFGLAYERLRRESFGAAQLLDVLSCLAAEPIPLVLLSRAGGTAIPDPLGRILDDPVELEAAVWRLGRYGLVRVGEDAQRVEVHRLVQLIVRDVLSSEELRLARASAHRLLSLANPGEPGDPVTWDMHSQLRRHVTVSGLIENMDPDARRTVIDQARYLSLYGDPSESVRLAGEALAAWTAGGAARDELTYQCRRRQLDALYMIGDYEAATEVADTLWEEIREDGAFAADNDLRIGVMVQVARQRRSAGRYVEALELERTRLKSMPSDDQARVLGGRSNEAVSLRLLGDFAAALEIDRSVAAERERLFGAVNYWTMLSESNVARDLYGLGRYREALEIMERVVPMVRRELGARHDHALIGARTLAIAARKTGDLDRALAESREHYLNCQGTYRADHENTLAAVMTYANTLAATGQHTSAWDLATMAIHRYRRSFGDRNPLSLAASINLGIIQRAQGEARKARQIDRLTLDALRQTLGAKHPYALAASMGLANDLAMVHEEESAAGLLADTFELMCEVRGEDHPETLTCAANHGLLGARSERVPGLAETLGRLEELLGADHPHVSALRQGQRGECDVEPPPT is encoded by the coding sequence GTGGCCCAAGGAGATTTTGGAGCGGGCGGCTCGGACGGCCCGCGTGCCGAACTCGTCGCCGAGCTGCAGCTGCTCTACCGCGCCGCCGGGCGCCCGGCGTACCGGAGGGTCAGCGCCGCGATCGGTGAGCGCGACGACATGCCGGACACGGTCAGCCACGAGACGGTCAGCGCGATTCTCCGCGGCGAGTGGCTGTCCCGGTGGATCAAGGTGGAGTGCGTGGTCCGGCAGCTCGCCACCATGGCGGTGCACCGGCCGACCCTCGAGTTCGAGGTGCGCCGGTTCCATTCGCTGTGGCTGGCGGCCGACGACGCACAGCGCCGCCGCGATTCGGCCGGCACCGGAACGGCCCTGCCCGGCCCACTGCCCGGCGTGCACCTGCCGGAGGGGCCGTCCGGCGAGGGCCTGCCGCAGCGGAACCCGAGCTTCACCGGCCGGCACGAACTGCTCGACCGGGTGACCAGGGAGCTGGCCGAGGAACCGCTGCGGCCCGTCGTGCTCTACGGACTCGGCGGCATGGGCAAGACGCAGCTCGCGGCGGAGTTCGCGCACCGCCGCCGGACGGACTTCGACCGGATCTGGTGGATCCCGGCCGAGCAGCCCTCGTCCGCGCTGGCCGAGATGACCCGGATCGCGGACCAGCTGGACGTGCTGCCGAGCCGGTCCGCGCAGCAGACCGTGCGCACCGTGCTCAACCGGCTGGAGTCCGGCGGCATCGGGCGCTGGCTGCTCGTCTACGACAACGCGGGCCCGGTCGAGGAGATCGAGTCGTTCATGCCGCGGTCCGGCGGCGACGTCCTCGTCACCACCCGGGACGCCGCGTCCTGGCGGGACCGTGGCCGGCTCGTGGAGGTCGACGTGTTCCAGCGGCCGGAGAGCGTGGAGCTGCTGCGGGAGCGTGGTCACCGCATCTCGTTCTCGGACGCGGAGCGGCTCGCCGACTTCCTCGGTGACATGCCGTTGGCGATGGAACAGGTGGCGGCCATGCAGTCGTACACGCGCACGCCGGTCGGGGAGTACATCGCGCAGCTGGAGAACCGCGCCGCGGTGCTGCTGGCCCAGGGCCGGCCCACCGGCTACTCGGAGACGGTGGCGAGCGCGTTCGGGCTGGCCTACGAACGGCTCCGGCGTGAGTCGTTCGGTGCCGCGCAGCTGCTGGACGTGCTCTCCTGTCTGGCCGCGGAGCCGATCCCGCTGGTTCTGCTGAGCCGGGCGGGTGGCACCGCGATCCCCGACCCGCTCGGCCGGATCCTGGACGATCCGGTGGAGCTGGAGGCGGCGGTCTGGCGGCTCGGCCGATACGGCCTCGTCCGCGTGGGCGAGGACGCGCAACGGGTGGAGGTGCACCGGCTGGTGCAGCTCATCGTGCGGGACGTGCTGAGCTCCGAGGAACTGCGGCTGGCCCGGGCCAGCGCACACCGGCTGCTCAGCCTCGCCAACCCCGGCGAGCCCGGCGATCCCGTCACCTGGGACATGCATTCGCAGCTGCGGCGGCACGTCACGGTGTCCGGCCTGATCGAGAACATGGATCCGGACGCCCGGCGTACCGTGATCGACCAGGCGAGGTACCTGTCGCTCTACGGTGACCCCTCCGAGTCGGTGCGGCTGGCCGGCGAGGCCCTGGCCGCCTGGACGGCGGGCGGCGCCGCGCGGGACGAGCTGACCTACCAGTGTCGCCGTCGGCAGTTGGACGCGCTCTACATGATCGGCGACTACGAGGCCGCGACCGAGGTGGCCGACACGCTGTGGGAGGAGATCCGGGAGGACGGGGCGTTCGCCGCCGACAACGATCTTCGAATCGGCGTCATGGTGCAGGTGGCACGGCAGCGCCGGTCGGCCGGCCGCTACGTCGAGGCCCTCGAGCTGGAGCGCACACGCCTGAAGTCGATGCCCTCGGACGACCAGGCGCGTGTTCTCGGCGGCCGGAGCAACGAGGCGGTGAGCCTGCGGCTGCTCGGCGACTTCGCGGCCGCGCTGGAGATCGACCGGAGCGTGGCGGCGGAGCGGGAGCGGCTCTTCGGTGCCGTCAATTACTGGACGATGCTGTCAGAATCCAATGTGGCCCGCGATCTGTACGGACTCGGCCGGTACCGGGAGGCCCTGGAGATCATGGAGCGGGTCGTCCCGATGGTCCGGCGCGAGCTGGGCGCCCGGCACGACCACGCGCTCATCGGGGCCAGGACGCTGGCGATCGCCGCCCGGAAGACCGGTGACCTGGACCGCGCCCTGGCCGAGAGCCGCGAGCACTACCTCAACTGCCAGGGGACGTACCGGGCCGACCACGAGAACACCCTGGCCGCGGTGATGACGTACGCGAACACGCTGGCCGCCACCGGGCAGCACACGTCCGCCTGGGATCTGGCGACCATGGCGATCCACCGGTACCGGCGCAGCTTCGGCGACCGGAACCCGCTCTCGCTCGCCGCGTCGATAAACCTCGGCATCATCCAGCGGGCCCAGGGCGAGGCGCGGAAGGCGCGGCAGATCGACCGGCTGACGCTGGACGCGCTGCGCCAGACACTCGGGGCGAAGCACCCCTATGCGCTCGCTGCGTCGATGGGGCTGGCGAACGACCTCGCCATGGTGCACGAGGAGGAGTCCGCGGCGGGCCTGCTCGCGGACACGTTCGAGTTGATGTGCGAGGTGCGCGGCGAGGACCATCCGGAGACGCTGACCTGCGCTGCCAACCATGGGCTGCTGGGTGCGCGGTCGGAACGGGTGCCCGGGCTGGCGGAGACTCTCGGTAGGCTGGAGGAGCTCCTCGGGGCGGATCACCCGCACGTGTCGGCCTTGCGGCAGGGGCAGCGAGGCGAGTGCGATGTGGAGCCGCCGCCCACCTAA
- a CDS encoding PIG-L deacetylase family protein, with the protein MRPLALTGIRSLVALGAHPDDIEIAAGGLLLQVAAANPGLAVRYVLATGTPARQAEARAAATAFLPGADLTFDLGTLPDGRLPAHWDAVKAQVERAACETAPDLVIAPWSGDAHQDHRLLGELAPTAFRDALVLNYEIPKWDGDLGRPAVHIPMPDDIAHRKVALLHEHFPSQASRDWWDDEVFLGFARIRGMECRSRYAEAFHLRKLVIQLP; encoded by the coding sequence ATGCGCCCGCTCGCCCTCACCGGCATCCGCTCGCTGGTCGCGCTCGGCGCCCACCCCGACGACATCGAGATCGCCGCCGGCGGCCTGCTCCTCCAGGTCGCCGCCGCCAATCCCGGGCTGGCCGTCCGCTACGTGCTGGCCACCGGCACCCCCGCCCGCCAGGCCGAGGCCCGCGCCGCCGCCACCGCGTTCCTCCCCGGCGCGGATCTCACGTTCGACCTCGGCACACTCCCCGACGGCCGCCTCCCCGCCCACTGGGACGCGGTCAAGGCGCAGGTCGAACGGGCCGCCTGCGAGACGGCACCCGACCTGGTCATCGCCCCGTGGTCCGGCGACGCCCACCAGGACCACCGCCTCCTCGGCGAACTGGCCCCCACCGCGTTCCGCGACGCCCTCGTCCTGAACTACGAGATCCCCAAGTGGGACGGCGACCTGGGCCGCCCCGCTGTCCACATCCCGATGCCGGACGACATCGCGCACCGCAAGGTCGCGCTGCTCCACGAGCACTTCCCCTCGCAGGCATCCCGCGACTGGTGGGACGACGAGGTGTTCCTGGGGTTCGCCCGCATCCGTGGCATGGAGTGCCGCAGTCGCTACGCGGAGGCATTTCATCTGCGGAAGCTCGTTATCCAGCTGCCGTAG
- a CDS encoding sugar phosphate nucleotidyltransferase, with translation MKVVLFCGGFGMRMREGAASAPKPMQLIGDRPLLWHVMRYYAHFGHKDFILCLGYGAAAVKDYFLRYDETISNDFTLTGGGRDIRMFSTDISDWNITFIDTGLRATIGERLMKVREHVQDEEIFLANYADTLTASDLSASIASFRNSGAVVSMLAVPPVSTHHVVEMGDDGLVTRVREVRDLMQYENGGFFVMKPDIFDYLHEGEDMVPHAFDRLIPQGKLQAQRYDGFWRAADTFKDRAELEEMFARGDCPWMLWDDNRNGAARKLIIPSQPTRASSLVAG, from the coding sequence GTGAAGGTCGTCCTCTTCTGCGGTGGTTTCGGCATGCGCATGCGGGAAGGCGCCGCCTCGGCCCCCAAGCCGATGCAGCTGATCGGCGACCGCCCGCTGCTCTGGCACGTGATGCGGTACTACGCCCACTTCGGGCACAAGGACTTCATCCTCTGCCTGGGCTACGGCGCGGCCGCGGTCAAGGACTACTTCCTCCGGTACGACGAGACGATCTCCAACGACTTCACGCTGACCGGCGGCGGCCGCGACATCCGGATGTTCTCCACCGACATCAGCGACTGGAACATCACGTTCATCGACACCGGCCTGCGTGCCACCATCGGCGAGCGGCTGATGAAGGTCCGCGAGCACGTCCAGGACGAGGAGATCTTCCTGGCCAACTACGCGGACACGCTGACCGCCTCGGACCTCTCCGCCAGCATCGCGTCGTTCCGGAACAGCGGTGCCGTGGTCAGCATGCTCGCGGTCCCGCCGGTCTCCACCCACCACGTGGTGGAGATGGGCGACGACGGCCTGGTCACGCGCGTCCGCGAGGTGCGCGACCTGATGCAGTACGAGAACGGCGGATTCTTCGTGATGAAGCCGGACATCTTCGACTATCTGCACGAGGGTGAGGACATGGTCCCGCACGCGTTCGACCGGCTGATCCCCCAGGGCAAACTGCAGGCCCAACGGTACGACGGGTTCTGGCGTGCCGCGGACACGTTCAAGGACCGCGCCGAACTGGAGGAGATGTTCGCCCGCGGCGACTGTCCGTGGATGCTCTGGGACGACAACCGCAACGGCGCCGCCCGTAAGCTCATCATCCCGAGCCAGCCCACCCGGGCCTCGTCGCTCGTGGCCGGCTGA
- a CDS encoding class I SAM-dependent methyltransferase has protein sequence MDAIPCRLCGNALTETFVDLGMSPLCESFLRADQIDARESFYPLHVRICAECLLVQLPAYVPGEDIFSDYAYFSSYSTSWVEHARRYAEAMTERLGLGPDSLVTEVASNDGYLLQHFVAAGIPVLGVEPAANIAAVAREKGIRTESEFLGAETGAALAARYGRADLVAGNNVYAHIPDLVGFSAGLAALVKPEGLVTLEFPHLLRLIERNQFDTIYHEHYHYLTLLTAQRALATAGLAVVDVEELSSHGGSLRVHARHGDAAGEPSANVKSVLEAEAEAGLHTVAGHKGFAEAVFDVKRELVEFLLTARAEGRTVVGYGAPGKGNTLLNHAGVRSDLLAYTVDRNPHKQGMFLPGTHIPIHAPERIAQDKPDYVLVLPWNLRTEISKQLAYVHEWGGRLVFPIPHLDVV, from the coding sequence ATGGACGCTATCCCGTGCCGGCTGTGCGGAAACGCACTCACCGAGACGTTTGTCGATCTGGGCATGTCACCGCTCTGCGAAAGCTTTCTCCGGGCCGACCAGATCGACGCGCGGGAGTCCTTCTACCCGCTGCACGTACGCATCTGCGCCGAGTGCCTGCTGGTGCAGCTCCCGGCGTACGTGCCCGGCGAGGACATCTTCAGCGACTACGCGTACTTCTCGTCGTACTCCACCTCCTGGGTCGAGCACGCCCGCCGCTACGCCGAGGCGATGACCGAGCGGCTCGGCCTCGGGCCGGACAGCCTGGTCACCGAGGTCGCCAGCAACGACGGCTACCTGCTCCAGCACTTCGTCGCGGCCGGTATCCCGGTGCTCGGCGTCGAACCGGCCGCGAACATCGCCGCGGTCGCGCGGGAGAAGGGCATCCGTACCGAATCGGAATTCCTGGGTGCGGAGACCGGCGCCGCGCTGGCCGCGCGCTACGGCCGCGCGGACCTGGTGGCCGGGAACAACGTCTACGCGCACATCCCGGACCTGGTCGGGTTCAGCGCCGGGCTGGCCGCGCTGGTCAAGCCGGAGGGCCTGGTCACGCTGGAGTTCCCGCACCTGCTGCGGCTGATCGAGCGGAACCAGTTCGACACGATCTACCACGAGCACTACCACTACCTGACGCTGCTGACCGCGCAGCGCGCGCTCGCCACCGCCGGCCTGGCCGTGGTCGACGTGGAGGAGCTCTCCAGTCACGGCGGCTCGCTCCGCGTACACGCGCGGCACGGTGATGCTGCCGGTGAGCCGTCGGCGAACGTGAAGTCGGTGCTGGAGGCGGAGGCCGAGGCCGGGCTGCACACGGTCGCGGGCCACAAGGGCTTCGCGGAGGCGGTCTTCGACGTCAAGCGGGAGCTGGTCGAGTTCCTGCTCACCGCGCGGGCCGAGGGCAGGACCGTGGTCGGGTACGGCGCGCCCGGCAAGGGCAACACGCTGCTCAACCACGCCGGCGTCCGATCCGACCTGCTGGCGTACACGGTCGACCGCAACCCGCACAAGCAGGGCATGTTCCTGCCGGGCACGCACATCCCGATCCACGCGCCGGAGCGCATCGCGCAGGACAAGCCGGACTACGTGCTGGTACTGCCGTGGAACCTGCGCACGGAGATCAGCAAGCAGCTGGCGTACGTGCACGAGTGGGGCGGCCGGCTGGTCTTCCCGATCCCGCACCTCGACGTGGTCTGA